Below is a genomic region from Candidatus Methylomirabilota bacterium.
TTGAGCCGGATGCGGATCTTCTGGTCGGCGCTGACGGTGACCATGCCCTACTCCGCGATCTCCGCGACGACGCCGGCGCCCACGGTGCGCCCGCCCTCGCGGATCGCGAACCGCAGCTCCTTCTCCATCGCCACCGGCTGGATCAGCTCGATCGTCAT
It encodes:
- a CDS encoding elongation factor Tu, coding for MTIELIQPVAMEKELRFAIREGGRTVGAGVVAEIAE